The sequence CACCCCGGAGCATGTGCAGCAGGACATCGATCTGTTCCGCGATCGCACCGGGCAATACGTCTTCATCAGCTCCGCCTCGGCCTACCAGACGCCGCCGCTGAATCTGCCGATCACCGAGTCCGCTCCGCTACGCAATCCGCACTGGCAGTACTCGCGCGACAAGATCGCCTGCGAAGACCTGCTGGTGGGGGCGTATCGAAGTGAGGGTTTCCCGATCACCATCGTGCGGCCTTCGCATACCTACGACGCGACGCTGCTGCCTTTCGACGGCGGTTATGCGGTGCTCAAGCGCCTGCTCGAAGGCCGGCCGGTGATCGTGCACGGCGATGGCACTTCACTGTGGACGCTCACCCACAACACGGACTTTGCGGTGGGTTTCGTCGGCTTGCTCGGCAATCCGCGAGCGATCGGCGATGTGTTCCAGATCACCTCGGACGAGTCGCTCTCCTGGAACCAGATCTTCGACATGGTGGCGAGCGCTGCGGGCGTGGAGGCGCGGAAGGTGCACGTGCCGTCCGACCTGATCGCCGCCTACAACCCGGAGTGGGGAGCAGGGCTTCTCGGCGACAAGTCGCACTCGATGGTCTTCGACAACAGCAAGCTCAAGCGCCTGGTGCCGGACTTCCACTGCGTCACGCCTTTCGCCCGGGGCGCCGTCGAGATCGTCAACTGGCATCGCGCGCACTCGCAGGCGCAAACCGTGGATGCCACTTTCGAGGCGGCCTACGAACGCATCCTGAGCGCTTACGCGCGCGCGCTGCCGACCTGATCTTCGGGCGTCGCGCCCGTCATCAGGAGATCGATCAACTCCAGCGTCTTGCCCAGCGCACCGCGGTGCGCTTCGGCGAACTCCCGGGCCGCGCTACTCATGGCGGCACGGCGGCGGGTGTCCGCAAGCAGCGTGAGTGCCGCGGTGACCGCTTGGCTCGCGTCCTGGCAGCGCAGTGCCGCGCCCGCGGTGACCGCGTGCTCCGAGGCCTGGGCAAAGTTGAAGGTGTGCGGCCCGATGAGGGTGGGCACGCCGACCGCCGCCGCCTCGATGAGGTTCTGGCCTCCGAGCGGGGCCCAGCTGCCGCCGATGATTGCGACATCCGCCGCCGCGAAGTAGGCGAACATCTCGCCCATGCTGTCCCCCAGCCAGACGCGCGTGCTGGCTGGCACCGCGCGATTGTCCGTACGGCGTGCGAGGGAAAGTCCGCGCTGGCTGATCAGCTCGACCACGCTCTCGAAGCGCTGGGGGTGCCGGGGGACGATAACCAGCAGGGCGTCCTCGGGCGCCCGTTGTTTCCAGGCATCGAGGAAGCTTTCTTCCTCGCCTTCGCGCGAGCTCGCGAGCAGCACTACGGGGCGCTCGCCGATCCAGCCGCGGAATTCCGCCGCCAGGGCGAGTTGCGCTGCGGGGGCGCTGATCTCGAACTTGATGTTGCCGGTCACGGCGGGCTTGGGTGCGCCGAGGGCAGCGAGGCGGTCTGCGTCCTCATGCGTTTGCGCGCCCACCGCCGCAAGAGCGCCGAAGGCAGCCCGCGCGAGTCCTCCCGCGCGGCCATAGCCGCGGGCCGAGCGCTCGGAGAGCCGGGCGTTCGCAAGCAACATTGGGACGCCGCGCTTGCGCGCCTCCAGCAGCAGGTTGGGCCAGACCTCGGTTTCCA is a genomic window of Niveibacterium sp. SC-1 containing:
- a CDS encoding SDR family oxidoreductase; the protein is MKVLFIGGTGIISSACVRLALARGIDLTLLNRGQSGSRPAPASARVIHADLRDKEATRRALGDERFDAVVNWIAFTPEHVQQDIDLFRDRTGQYVFISSASAYQTPPLNLPITESAPLRNPHWQYSRDKIACEDLLVGAYRSEGFPITIVRPSHTYDATLLPFDGGYAVLKRLLEGRPVIVHGDGTSLWTLTHNTDFAVGFVGLLGNPRAIGDVFQITSDESLSWNQIFDMVASAAGVEARKVHVPSDLIAAYNPEWGAGLLGDKSHSMVFDNSKLKRLVPDFHCVTPFARGAVEIVNWHRAHSQAQTVDATFEAAYERILSAYARALPT
- the waaA gene encoding lipid IV(A) 3-deoxy-D-manno-octulosonic acid transferase; its protein translation is MSRALYTLLWYLGAPFIALRLLWRARQQPGYLSQPAERLGYYRQEVEAPIIWVHAVSVGETRAAQPLVRALLTHYPTHRILLTQMTPTGRETARSLYRDDGRVQLAWLPYDTPGCTERFFAHFRPDLGVLMETEVWPNLLLEARKRGVPMLLANARLSERSARGYGRAGGLARAAFGALAAVGAQTHEDADRLAALGAPKPAVTGNIKFEISAPAAQLALAAEFRGWIGERPVVLLASSREGEEESFLDAWKQRAPEDALLVIVPRHPQRFESVVELISQRGLSLARRTDNRAVPASTRVWLGDSMGEMFAYFAAADVAIIGGSWAPLGGQNLIEAAAVGVPTLIGPHTFNFAQASEHAVTAGAALRCQDASQAVTAALTLLADTRRRAAMSSAAREFAEAHRGALGKTLELIDLLMTGATPEDQVGSARA